A DNA window from Pyrus communis chromosome 3, drPyrComm1.1, whole genome shotgun sequence contains the following coding sequences:
- the LOC137729879 gene encoding G-type lectin S-receptor-like serine/threonine-protein kinase At1g11410 produces MNSTNFFFVIIILLIFLVILPSSLSVALDAITPNQPLRDGDLLLSTTKIFALGFFSPGNSHNRYVGVWYNTIPIQTIVWTANRDSPVIPIAGAGLLAVHGNHGGLVIYGKDQNTPLWSANVTVSSPNNSVIAKLLDTGNLVLLENSGSGQRMLWQGFDYPSDTLLPLMKIGLNRRSGLNWLLTSWKSHDDPRSGDFSYEIDPTTFPQFIVYKDRTKWFRVGTWTGQRLSGVPEYTTSSFRSFVNDKDEIYTEYTVTDGSVLTRGVLDESGIFQRFVWRGQENKWIEGSFNPSEWCDYYGQCGPNSNCDPYSNYNFSCLCLPGFEPKFPQDWNMRVGSGGCLRKSGASTCRKGEGFVKVERVKVPDSSRSRVNMSLSLKGCEQDCMKNCSCMAYTSADEREGGKGCVTWYGDLIDTRTFSNVGQDLYVRVDTATLAQFANGSVISKKGSVISKKARLATSLVSALVFLVLVFLLCWLVRRKRQAGRQRKNTFFMEDGTDLNDQSKINSELQFFNLTTVTAATDNFSVANKLGKGGFGSVYKGVLHNGKEVAVKRLSKNSGQGIEEFKNEVGIIAKLQHRNLVTIIGCCVEDGEKMLIYEYVPNKSLDSFIFDETKRNLLDWTKRFEIICGIARGILYLHQDSRLRIIHRDLKASNILLGASMIPKIADFGMARIFPRDQCEANTHRVVGTYGYMSPEYAMEGIFSVKSDVYSFGVLLLEIITGRRNSGYYNKKHSHSNLIGYVWDLWREGKALEIVDPSMGESYHVNEVVRCIEIALLCVQEFAADRPTMSAVVFMLGNEAAVPSPAQPAFLLRRSYTSVDPSTSTEGASSINDVTCTEIEAR; encoded by the exons ATGAATTCtactaatttcttttttgtcaTAATTATACTGCTTATCTTCCTCGTGATTCTTCCCTCTTCCCTTTCGGTTGCCCTAGACGCCATTACACCAAACCAACCCCTAAGAGATGGCGACCTTCTTCTATCCACCACTAAAATCTTTGCACTAGGGTTTTTTAGCCCAGGCAATTCTCATAATCGTTATGTTGGAGTTTGGTACAACACAATTCCAATCCAAACCATCGTCTGGACAGCAAACAGAGACAGCCCCGTAATTCCCATTGCTGGAGCCGGGCTCTTAGCTGTTCATGGAAATCATGGAGGCCTTGTTATATATGGGAAGGACCAAAACACCCCTCTTTGGTCTGCTAATGTCACAGTCTCTTCGCCAAACAATTCCGTAATAGCCAAACTTTTGGATACAGGAAATCTTGTATTGCTTGAGAATAGTGGTAGTGGCCAAAGGATGCTGTGGCAAGGCTTTGATTACCCCTCAGATACACTGCTTCCATTAATGAAGATTGGGCTGAACCGGCGGTCAGGGCTGAACTGGCTCCTAACATCTTGGAAGTCCCACGATGATCCCAGATCGGGGGATTTTTCGTATGAGATTGACCCAACCACGTTTCCACAGTTCATAGTTTACAAGGATCGAACCAAATGGTTTCGAGTCGGAACTTGGACCGGTCAGAGATTGAGCGGGGTCCCCGAATACACAACTAGTAGTTTCCGGAGCTTTGTGAACGATAAAGATGAGATATATACAGAATATACTGTTACAGATGGCTCAGTACTCACAAGGGGGGTGCTAGATGAATCAGGAATTTTTCAACGGTTCGTATGGCGAGGTCAAGAAAACAAATGGATCGAAGGAAGTTTTAACCCTAGTGAGTGGTGTGACTACTATGGACAGTGTGGTCCCAATAGTAACTGTGATCCATACAGTAATTATAACTTCTCTTGCCTCTGTCTGCCCGGATTTGAACCCAAGTTCCCCCAGGATTGGAATATGAGAGTTGGATCGGGTGGATGCCTGAGAAAATCGGGAGCGTCTACATGCCGAAAAGGGGAAGGGTTTGTTAAGGTGGAACGCGTGAAGGTACCCGACTCATCTAGGTCACGTGTGAATATGAGTTTGAGTCTGAAAGGGTGTGAGCAAGATTGCATGAAGAATTGTTCTTGCATGGCATACACGAGTGCAGATGAAAGGGAAGGAGGGAAGGGTTGCGTGACGTGGTACGGGGACTTGATAGACACAAGAACTTTTTCAAATGTTGGGCAGGACTTGTATGTACGAGTTGATACAGCTACTCTAG CTCAATTTGCAAATGGTTCTGTAATTAGCAAGAAGGGTTCTGTAATTAGCAAGAAGGCAAGGCTGGCAACTTCACTAGTATCCGCTCTTGTGTTCCTTGTCCTAGTATTCCTTTTATGTTGGTTGGTAAGGAGGAAGAGGCAAG CAGGGAGGCAGAGAAAAAATACTTTCTTCATGGAAGATGGAACAGATCTCAATGATCAAAGTAAAATAAACTCAGAATTACAATTCTTTAATCTAACAACCGTCACAGCCGCCACGGACAACTTCTCTGTAGCGAACAAGCTTGGGAAAGGAGGTTTTGGCTCAGTATATAAG GGTGTACTTCATAATGGAAAGGAAGTAGCGGTGAAACGACTATCGAAGAATTCTGGTCAAGGAATTGAAGAGTTTAAGAATGAAGTTGGGATAATTGCGAAACTCCAACACAGGAACCTTGTCACGATTATAGGTTGCTGCGTTGAAGATGGAGAGAAGATGCTAATCTATGAATACGTACCAAACAAAAGTTTGGactcttttatttttg atgaaacaaaaagaaatcttCTAGATTGGACAAAACGCTTTGAGATTATATGTGGGATTGCTAGAGGGATTTTATATCTTCATCAAGATTCGAGATTAAGGATTATCCATAGAGATCTAAAGGCCAGTAATATTCTACTGGGTGCATCTATGATCCCCAAAATAGCAGATTTTGGTATGGCAAGAATATTTCCAAGGGACCAATGTGAAGCAAATACACATCGTGTGGTTGGAACATA TGGTTATATGTCACCGGAGTATGCAATGGAAGGAATTTTTTCAGTAAAATCTGATGTGTACAGCTTTGGTGTTTTACTGCTAGAAATCATAACCGGTAGAAGAAATTCCGGTTACTACAACAAAAAACATTCCCACTCAAATTTGATTGGATAT GTTTGGGACCTGTGGAGAGAAGGCAAAGCCTTGGAAATCGTTGATCCATCCATGGGCGAATCGTACCATGTCAACGAAGTTGTGAGATGCATCGAAATTGCCCTCTTGTGTGTGCAAGAGTTTGCTGCTGACCGGCCAACCATGTCGGCGGTTGTTTTCATGCTAGGTAACGAGGCAGCAGTTCCTTCCCCAGCACAGCCTGCATTTTTGTTGAGGAGGAGTTATACTAGTGTGGATCCATCAACGAGTACTGAAGGAGCTAGTTCTATAAATGACGTGACATGTACAGAAATAGAAGCTCGCTAA
- the LOC137728831 gene encoding auxin-repressed 12.5 kDa protein isoform X1 has translation MVLLEKLWDDIVAGPQPERGLGRLRKVSPKPLNAKEGEGESSKLAMPMSPATPGTPGTPVSARAKDNVWRSVFHPGSNLASKSMGNQVFDKPQPNSPTVYDWLYSGETRSKHHR, from the exons atGGTTCTTCTTGAAAAGCTTTGGGATGATATCGTCGCCGGACCTCAGCCTGAACGCGGCCTCGGCAGGCTGAGGAAGGTGTCTCCTAAGCCCTTGAACGCAAAAG AAGGGGAAGGAGAGTCGAGCAAGTTGGCGATGCCGATGAGCCCGGCAACACCAGGAACCCCAGGCACACCAGTATCTGCTCGTGCTAAAGACAACGTTTGGAGGAGTGTCTTCCACCCAGGTAGCAACCTTGCCTCCAAATCCATGGGCAACCAGGTTTTCGACAAGCCACAGCCCAACTCTCCCACTGTCTACGACTG GCTCTACAGTGGGGAGACCAGGAGCAAGCATCATCGTTAA
- the LOC137729076 gene encoding protein FRIGIDA-ESSENTIAL 1-like isoform X1: MPQSADDQSPEPAEFSGSDIEEQKEEEEEEEEEDPELLEEEVEEEEEEEAEAEEEEAEEEAEGEENMEDELEGRVEVDMDISDSPIRSHDHHNGQRTSVHLQNEVNGHLCNSEIMDAKAASSCRVGGEEMADAIPIRDHLGEEVRSVVNPGDEMKQVDMQQRNGRKQMDSRFFRSGALETGTTTVSPAAETSGQSKRPAIICDFYAKGWCIRGSSCKFLHVKDNLNSSQPHPEGDVANSTREVQLDEGLRDITKRSRSPGFRDPLASSSGSDFAFSSHLSSEKIQFLEHIGRQHQFHEKRKFPTVIGEESNVGLSTDAKKLHSSKDDTGFLSSLKDIERDDQRNWPAVKDKSIFISSLHPEPGFFSTGSISSSGKYLIGKNSSHSSSMEEPAGIWSQRMHRDHSSPLVNLALNSSSRNLSTTALFPTSRISSWTGFSLPSSYSNLDSSPHDTLKLFDQSRDYRSSTRSSPLLKSSSPFSSSELKSLPTTVSLRSAEIKTKLSSNDWEPSVPFRPSFILPHAFLSSSGWQYVPLRDSIELPKLANISGEASFYPEGATGGNKLHLQHGESASGTTRPACDGDTNSMSSHNTYHEKVLDNSCYTRDHNSPVTEAETAGTSAVCQNGTMTGEENPLGPPHPKGSTKQNKASSATGDSRHQSDGSRHQEGTELGRFREKNEVDGEHLTDRDVQQESKAVKNFRAALVDLVKELLKPKWREGSLSKDAHNMIVKRAVEKIISAFQPHQIPSTIETVEQYLSACRPKISKLVEGYVEKYGKS, encoded by the exons ATGCCTCAGAGCGCCGATGACCAATCTCCCGAACCGGCCGAATTCTCCGGCTCCGACATCGaggaacaaaaagaagaagaagaagaagaagaagaagaagaccccGAATTGTtagaagaagaagtagaagaagaggaagaagaggaggcggaggcggaagaagaagaggcggaggaggaggcggAGGGGGAAGAGAATATGGAAGACGAATTAGAAGGAAGGGTTGAAGTGGATATGGATATTTCAGATTCACCAATTCGATCCCATGATCATCACAACG GCCAGAGAACCTCTGTACACTTACAGAATGAGGTCAATGGTCATCTGTGTAATAGTGAGATTATGGATGCTAAAGCGGCCAGCTCATGCAGAGTTGGCGGGGAAGAGATGGCTGATGCCATCCCGATTAGGGATCATTTAGGTGAGGAGGTTAGAAGTGTTGTGAATCCAGGGGATGAGATGAAACAAGTGGACATGCAGCAGAGGAATGGTAGAAAGCAAATGGATTCAAG GTTTTTCAGGTCAGGTGCTCTTGAGACAGGGACCACAACTGTGTCTCCTGCTGCTGAGACTAGTGGTCAAAGCAAGCGCCCAGCTATTATATGTGACTTTTATGCGAAGGGTTGGTGCATTAGAGGTAGTTCTTGTAAGTTCCTCCATGTGAAAGATAATCTGAATAGTTCTCAACCACATCCTGAGGGAGATGTTGCTAATTCTACAAGAGAAGTCCAGCTTGATGAAG GTCTAAGAGACATTACTAAGAGATCAAGGTCACCTGGTTTTCGTGACCCTCTGGCTTCTTCAAGTGGAAGTgattttgcattttcttcacaTCTCAGTTCTGAAAAGATCCAATTTTTGGAACACATAGGAAGACAGCACCAGTTTCATGAAAAGCGCAAGTTTCCAACAGTTATTGGAGAGGAGTCAAATGTGGGGTTGTCCACTGATGCAAAGAAATTGCATTCATCCAAAGATGATACAGGCTTTCTCTCGTCACTTAAGGATATAGAAAGGGATGATCAGAGAAATTGGCCTGCTGTTAAAGATAAATCCATATTCATTAGCAGTTTGCATCCTGAGCCTGGATTTTTTTCAACTGGATCTATTTCATCATCAGGAAAGTACCTTATAGGGAAGAACTCTTCACATTCGAGCAGTATGGAGGAACCAGCTGGAATTTGGAGCCAGCGTATGCACCGTGACCATAGTTCCCCACTTGTGAACCTTGCTTTGAATTCAAGCTCAAGAAATCTTTCAACTACTGCCTTGTTTCCAACTAGCCGTATTTCATCTTGGACTGGATTTTCGTTGCCTTCTAGTTATTCCAATCTTGATTCAAGTCCTCATGATACTCTTAAGCTTTTTGATCAAAGTAGGGATTACCGTTCTTCTACTAGATCGTCTCCCTTGCTGAAAAGCTCTTCCCCCTTCTCTAGTTCTGAATTGAAAAGTTTGCCGACCACCGTGTCATTGCGCTCTGctgaaattaaaacaaaactttcTTCAAATGATTGGGAGCCGTCTGTGCCATTCCGGCCATCTTTTATTCTTCCTCATGCATTTCTATCATCTTCGGGGTGGCAGTATGTACCTCTTCGTGACAGCATTGAGTTACCAAAGTTAGCTAACATCTCTGGTGAAGCTTCTTTCTATCCTGAAGGGGCAACTGGTGGGAATAAATTGCATCTGCAACATGGTGAATCTGCTAGTGGGACCACGCGGCCAGCTTGTGATGGTGATACAAACTCTATGTCTTCACATAATACGTATCATGAGAAGGTATTAGATAATAGCTGCTATACACGTGACCATAATTCCCCTGTAACTGAAGCAGAGACAGCGGGGACTTCTGCTGTCTGCCAAAATGGAACCATGACTGGAGAAGAAAATCCCTTGGGCCCTCCTCATCCCAAAGGTagtacaaaacaaaataaagccaGTAGTGCCACTGGTGATTCTAGACATCAAAGTGATGGTTCTAGACACCAAGAAGGCACAGAATTAGGTAGatttagagaaaaaaatgaagtgGATGGTGAACATTTGACAGACCGAGATGTACAGCAAGAATCAAAAGCTGTGAAGAATTTCCGTGCGGCTCTTGTAGATTTAGTGAAAGAATTGTTAAAACCAAAATGGCGCGAAGGTAGTCTCAGCAAGGATGCACATAACATGATAGTTAAGAGAGCAGTAGAGAAGATTATCAGTGCTTTTCAGCCCCATCAAATCCCATCTACCATAGAAACAGTTGAGCAATACCTGTCTGCATGCCGTCCAAAAATCTCAAAGCTTGTTGAG GGATATGttgaaaaatatggaaaatctTGA
- the LOC137728831 gene encoding auxin-repressed 12.5 kDa protein isoform X2 encodes MVLLEKLWDDIVAGPQPERGLGRLRKVSPKPLNAKGEGESSKLAMPMSPATPGTPGTPVSARAKDNVWRSVFHPGSNLASKSMGNQVFDKPQPNSPTVYDWLYSGETRSKHHR; translated from the exons atGGTTCTTCTTGAAAAGCTTTGGGATGATATCGTCGCCGGACCTCAGCCTGAACGCGGCCTCGGCAGGCTGAGGAAGGTGTCTCCTAAGCCCTTGAACGCAAAAG GGGAAGGAGAGTCGAGCAAGTTGGCGATGCCGATGAGCCCGGCAACACCAGGAACCCCAGGCACACCAGTATCTGCTCGTGCTAAAGACAACGTTTGGAGGAGTGTCTTCCACCCAGGTAGCAACCTTGCCTCCAAATCCATGGGCAACCAGGTTTTCGACAAGCCACAGCCCAACTCTCCCACTGTCTACGACTG GCTCTACAGTGGGGAGACCAGGAGCAAGCATCATCGTTAA
- the LOC137729076 gene encoding protein FRIGIDA-ESSENTIAL 1-like isoform X2, protein MPQSADDQSPEPAEFSGSDIEEQKEEEEEEEEEDPELLEEEVEEEEEEEAEAEEEEAEEEAEGEENMEDELEGRVEVDMDISDSPIRSHDHHNGQRTSVHLQNEVNGHLCNSEIMDAKAASSCRVGGEEMADAIPIRDHLGEEVRSVVNPGDEMKQVDMQQRNGRKQMDSRSGALETGTTTVSPAAETSGQSKRPAIICDFYAKGWCIRGSSCKFLHVKDNLNSSQPHPEGDVANSTREVQLDEGLRDITKRSRSPGFRDPLASSSGSDFAFSSHLSSEKIQFLEHIGRQHQFHEKRKFPTVIGEESNVGLSTDAKKLHSSKDDTGFLSSLKDIERDDQRNWPAVKDKSIFISSLHPEPGFFSTGSISSSGKYLIGKNSSHSSSMEEPAGIWSQRMHRDHSSPLVNLALNSSSRNLSTTALFPTSRISSWTGFSLPSSYSNLDSSPHDTLKLFDQSRDYRSSTRSSPLLKSSSPFSSSELKSLPTTVSLRSAEIKTKLSSNDWEPSVPFRPSFILPHAFLSSSGWQYVPLRDSIELPKLANISGEASFYPEGATGGNKLHLQHGESASGTTRPACDGDTNSMSSHNTYHEKVLDNSCYTRDHNSPVTEAETAGTSAVCQNGTMTGEENPLGPPHPKGSTKQNKASSATGDSRHQSDGSRHQEGTELGRFREKNEVDGEHLTDRDVQQESKAVKNFRAALVDLVKELLKPKWREGSLSKDAHNMIVKRAVEKIISAFQPHQIPSTIETVEQYLSACRPKISKLVEGYVEKYGKS, encoded by the exons ATGCCTCAGAGCGCCGATGACCAATCTCCCGAACCGGCCGAATTCTCCGGCTCCGACATCGaggaacaaaaagaagaagaagaagaagaagaagaagaagaccccGAATTGTtagaagaagaagtagaagaagaggaagaagaggaggcggaggcggaagaagaagaggcggaggaggaggcggAGGGGGAAGAGAATATGGAAGACGAATTAGAAGGAAGGGTTGAAGTGGATATGGATATTTCAGATTCACCAATTCGATCCCATGATCATCACAACG GCCAGAGAACCTCTGTACACTTACAGAATGAGGTCAATGGTCATCTGTGTAATAGTGAGATTATGGATGCTAAAGCGGCCAGCTCATGCAGAGTTGGCGGGGAAGAGATGGCTGATGCCATCCCGATTAGGGATCATTTAGGTGAGGAGGTTAGAAGTGTTGTGAATCCAGGGGATGAGATGAAACAAGTGGACATGCAGCAGAGGAATGGTAGAAAGCAAATGGATTCAAG GTCAGGTGCTCTTGAGACAGGGACCACAACTGTGTCTCCTGCTGCTGAGACTAGTGGTCAAAGCAAGCGCCCAGCTATTATATGTGACTTTTATGCGAAGGGTTGGTGCATTAGAGGTAGTTCTTGTAAGTTCCTCCATGTGAAAGATAATCTGAATAGTTCTCAACCACATCCTGAGGGAGATGTTGCTAATTCTACAAGAGAAGTCCAGCTTGATGAAG GTCTAAGAGACATTACTAAGAGATCAAGGTCACCTGGTTTTCGTGACCCTCTGGCTTCTTCAAGTGGAAGTgattttgcattttcttcacaTCTCAGTTCTGAAAAGATCCAATTTTTGGAACACATAGGAAGACAGCACCAGTTTCATGAAAAGCGCAAGTTTCCAACAGTTATTGGAGAGGAGTCAAATGTGGGGTTGTCCACTGATGCAAAGAAATTGCATTCATCCAAAGATGATACAGGCTTTCTCTCGTCACTTAAGGATATAGAAAGGGATGATCAGAGAAATTGGCCTGCTGTTAAAGATAAATCCATATTCATTAGCAGTTTGCATCCTGAGCCTGGATTTTTTTCAACTGGATCTATTTCATCATCAGGAAAGTACCTTATAGGGAAGAACTCTTCACATTCGAGCAGTATGGAGGAACCAGCTGGAATTTGGAGCCAGCGTATGCACCGTGACCATAGTTCCCCACTTGTGAACCTTGCTTTGAATTCAAGCTCAAGAAATCTTTCAACTACTGCCTTGTTTCCAACTAGCCGTATTTCATCTTGGACTGGATTTTCGTTGCCTTCTAGTTATTCCAATCTTGATTCAAGTCCTCATGATACTCTTAAGCTTTTTGATCAAAGTAGGGATTACCGTTCTTCTACTAGATCGTCTCCCTTGCTGAAAAGCTCTTCCCCCTTCTCTAGTTCTGAATTGAAAAGTTTGCCGACCACCGTGTCATTGCGCTCTGctgaaattaaaacaaaactttcTTCAAATGATTGGGAGCCGTCTGTGCCATTCCGGCCATCTTTTATTCTTCCTCATGCATTTCTATCATCTTCGGGGTGGCAGTATGTACCTCTTCGTGACAGCATTGAGTTACCAAAGTTAGCTAACATCTCTGGTGAAGCTTCTTTCTATCCTGAAGGGGCAACTGGTGGGAATAAATTGCATCTGCAACATGGTGAATCTGCTAGTGGGACCACGCGGCCAGCTTGTGATGGTGATACAAACTCTATGTCTTCACATAATACGTATCATGAGAAGGTATTAGATAATAGCTGCTATACACGTGACCATAATTCCCCTGTAACTGAAGCAGAGACAGCGGGGACTTCTGCTGTCTGCCAAAATGGAACCATGACTGGAGAAGAAAATCCCTTGGGCCCTCCTCATCCCAAAGGTagtacaaaacaaaataaagccaGTAGTGCCACTGGTGATTCTAGACATCAAAGTGATGGTTCTAGACACCAAGAAGGCACAGAATTAGGTAGatttagagaaaaaaatgaagtgGATGGTGAACATTTGACAGACCGAGATGTACAGCAAGAATCAAAAGCTGTGAAGAATTTCCGTGCGGCTCTTGTAGATTTAGTGAAAGAATTGTTAAAACCAAAATGGCGCGAAGGTAGTCTCAGCAAGGATGCACATAACATGATAGTTAAGAGAGCAGTAGAGAAGATTATCAGTGCTTTTCAGCCCCATCAAATCCCATCTACCATAGAAACAGTTGAGCAATACCTGTCTGCATGCCGTCCAAAAATCTCAAAGCTTGTTGAG GGATATGttgaaaaatatggaaaatctTGA